The Ornithinimicrobium faecis region ACGTGTCGTAGTCCGTGGAGACCGTCTCCGGGTTGCAGTTGACCATCACGGTGTCAAAGCCGCGCTCCCGCAGCACCAACGAGGCGTGCACGCAGGAATAGTCGAACTCGATGCCCTGGCCGATGCGGTTGGGCCCGGAGCCGAGGATGATGACGGCCGGCTTCTCCCGCGGCGCCACCTCGGTCTCCGAGTCGTAACTGCTGTAGTGGTAGGGCGTGGTCGCCACGAACTCGCCCGCGCAGGTGTCCACGGTCTTGTAGACCGGACGCACGCCCAGGGCCTGTCGCACACCGCGCACCACGGCCTCCGGCTGACCGACGATCTCGGCGATCTGCGCGTCGGAGAAACCGTGCCGCTTGGCCCGGCGCAGCAGCTGCGGGGTCATCCGCCCCATCGCGTCGGCCGCGGACTCGGCCAGCTCCTCGGCGATCTGGTTGATCAGCACCATCTGGTCCAGGAACCACGGGTCGATGCCGGTGACCTCGTGGGCCTCCTCCACACTGATGCCGCCGCGCAGCGCCTGCTGCACCAGGATCAGCCGACCATCGGTGGGTGTCGCGGCCTCGGTGATCAGCGCCCGCGCCATCTCCTGCGTGGGCTGCTCGCCCGGGCGCCAGTGGAAGGAGGAGCCCTTGCGCTCCACCGAGCGCAGGGCCTTCTGCAGCGCCTCGGTGAAGTTGCGCCCGATGGACATCGCCTCACCGACCGACTTCATCGTGGTGGTCAGGGTCGGGTCGGCCAGCGGGAACTTCTCGAAGGCAAACCGCGGCACCTTGACCACGACATAGTCCAGGCTCGGCTCGAACGACGCGGGGGTCTCCTGCGTGATGTCGTTGGGCACCTCGTCCAGGGTGTAGCCCAGCGCCATCCGGGCGGCGATCTTGGCGATCGGGAAGCCGGTGGCCTTCGAGGCCAGCGCCGAGGAGCGCGACACCCGGGGGTTCATCTCGATGACGATGATGCGCCCGTCCTGCGGGTTCACGGCAAACTGGATGTTGCACCCGCCGGTGTCGACGCCGACCTCGCGGATGACCGCGATGCCGATGTCGCGCAACCTCTGGTATTCGCGGTCGGTCAGGGTCATCGCGGGGGCGACGGTGATCGAGTCACCGGTGTGCACGCCCATCGGGTCGAGGTTCTCGATGGAGCAGACGACCACGACGTTGTCGGCGTGGTCGCGCATGACCTCGAGCTCATACTCCTTCCACCCCATGATCGACTCTTCGAGGAGCACCTCCGTGGTGGGGCTGTCCTGCAGACCCGCCCCGGCGATCTGGCGCAGGGACTCCTCGTCGAAGGCAAAGCCGGAGCCGAGTCCGCCCATCGTGAACGAGGGGCGCACGACGAGCGGATAGCCAAGGTCCTCGGCCGCGGCCAGGCACTCGTCCATGGTGTGCGCGATGATCGACCGCGCACTCTCTGCGCCGCACCGCTCGACGACGCCCTTGAAGGCCTGCCGGTCCTCGCCGAGCTGGATCGCCTCGACGTTGGCCCCGATCAGCGGGCAGTTGTACTTCTCCAGCACACCGGACTCGTGGAGCGCGATCGCCGTGTTGAGGGCGGTCTGCCCACCCAGGGTCGCCAGCACCGCGTCGGGGCGCTCCTTGGCGATGATGGCCTCGACGATCTCCGGGGTGATCGGCTCGACATAGGTCGCGTCGGCGACGTCGGGGTCGGTCATGATCGTGGCCGGGTTGGAGTTGACCAGGACGACCCGCACGCCCTCCTCGCGCAGGACGCGGCACGCCTGGGTGCCCGAGTAGTCGAACTCGGCCGCCTGGCCGATGACGATCGGACCGGACCCGATCACCAGGACGCTGTTGATGGACTCGTTCTTAGGCATGGTCGCCCTCCTCCCCCTCGTGGCTCGGTTGCTCGTGGCTGGCGGACTGCATCAGGTCCGCAAAGCGGTCAAACAAATCGCTGGCATCGTGCGGACCCGCGGCCGCCTCCGGGTGATACTGCACCGAGAAGGCGGGGATGTCGGAGCAGGCGATGCCCTCCACCACGTCGTCGTTAAGCGCCACGTGCGACACCCGCACCGAGCCGTATGCCGAGTCCACGGCCTGGGTGGTGTCGCCACCTGGCCAGGCGATGGCAAAGCCATGGTTGTGACTGGTCACGGCGACCTTGCCGGTCGCCCGGTCCAGCACGGGCTGGTTCATGCCCCGGTGCCCGAACGGCAGCTTGTAGGTGTCCAGCCCCAGGGCACGGCCCAGCAACTGGTTGCCGAAGCAGATGCCAAAGAACGGGAGTCGGGCCTCCAGGGCCTGACGCAACAGGTCGATCTCACTGTCTGCGGTCGCCGGGTCGCCCGGTCCGTTGGAGAAGAAGAGTCCGTCGGGCGCGAGCTCGCGGACCCGCTCGAAGGTGGTGGCCGCTGGCAGGACGTGCACACGGATGCCCTGCTCGGCCATCAGGGCGGGGGTGCTGCCCTTGATGCCCAGGTCCAGTGCCGCAACGGTGAACCGGTGCTCGCCCACCGGCTCCACGACATACTCCTGCTGGGTGCTGACCTCGGCGGCCAGGGCCGCCCCCGCCATCTGGGGCGCGGCGTGCACCCGGGCCAGGAGGGACTGGACAGACTCCAGCGCCAGCTGGCCGGAGAAGATGCCCGCGCGCATGGCCCCCCGGTCGCGGATGTGCAGGGTCAGGGCCCGGGTGTCAACGCCGGAGATCCCGACCACGCCGTGCTCGGTCAGCGAGGTCTGCAGGTCGCCCTGGGAGCGCCAGTTGGACGGGCGGATCGCGGGGTCGCGCACCACGAAGCCGGCCGCCCAGATACGCTGGCTCTCCATGTCGAGCGCGTTGACGCCGGTGTTGCCGATGTGCGGCGCGGTCATCACCACGACCTGACGGTGATAGCTGGGGTCGGTGAGGGTCTCCTGATAGCCGGTCATGCCCGTGCAGAAGACCGCCTCGCCGACGGTCTCACCGACGGCGCCGTAGGCCTCACCCTCGAAGACGCGACCGTCCTCGAGGACCAGGATCGCTGGTGACTGCTCGCTCATGCGCTCGCTCCCCACACGAGGCCCTCACGGGCGGTCACTCGCCCGCGGAGCATGGTCAGGTGCACCCCGCCGGTCAGCTCACGACCGTGCCAGGGGTTGTTGCGCGACAGCGACTGTGAGGTGGCGGCGTCCACCACGACCTTGCGGTCGGGGTCGATGAGGGTGATGTTGGCGGGGGCGCCCACGGTGAGTCCTTGTCCCTGGTCGGTGAGTTGTGCGATGCGTGCGGGGTCGGTCGACATGGTGCGGGCGACGTCGGCCCAGGTCATGCGGCCCTGCGCCACCATCACGGTGCTGACGACCGACAGGGCGGTCTCCAGGCCGAGCATGCCGAACGCGGCGTCCACGAAGGCGTGCTCCTTGTCCTGGCGCACGTGCGGGGCGTGGTCGGTGGCGACGATGTCGATGGTGCCGTCGGCCAGGGCCTCGCGCAGGGCCTCGACGTCCTCCTGCGGGCGCAGCGGCGGGTTGACCTTGAAGACGGGGTCATAGCCGCTGAGCAGGTCCGTGGTGAGCAGCAGGTGGTGCGGCGTCACCTCGGCCGTGACGTCGATGCCCTGAGCCTTGGCCCAGCGCAGCACCTCGACACTGCCGGCGGTCGAGACGTGCGCGACGTGGACACGGGAGCCGGTGTGCCGGGCCAGCATGACGTCGCGGGCCACGATCGACTCCTCGGCAACGCCGGGCCACCCGGGCAGACCGAGTCGGCCGGAGAGCTCTCCCTCGTGGCAGCACGCGCTCGAGCCGGCTAGCGTCGGGTCCTGCGAGTGCTGGGAGATCACGCCGCCGAAAGACTTGATGTATTCGAGCGCCCGGCGCATCACGCGGGCGTCGTGGACGCACTTGCCGTCGTCGGAGAAGACGCGCACGCGGGCGCGAGAGCGTGCCATCAGGCCCAGCTCCGCGAGCTCCTCGCTGGCCAGGGCCTTGGTGACTGCCCCCACGGGGTGCACGTCGACATAGCCCGCGCGCTGGCCCAGGTCCCAGATCCGCTCGGCGTTCTCGGCCGTGTCGGTGACCGGGCTGGTGTTGGCCATCGCCAGGACCGCTGTGAAGCCGCCTGCGGCTGCGGCTGCCGATCCGGTCTCGATGGTCTCGGCGTCCTCGCGTCCGGGCTCACGCAGGTGGGTGTGCAGGTCGACCAGACCAGGCAGGGCGATCAGGCCCTCGCCGTGATAGCGCTGGGCGCCCTCGGGAGCCTGGTCGGCCGCGTCGGCCCCGGCTGCGGCGATGCGGCCGTCGACGACCAGGAGGTCCCCGGCCCCGGCACCGGCCAGGTCGGCCCCGGTGATCAGCAGCGGGGAGGTGTTGGTGGGACGGTCATCGGCGCTCATGAGGCGCTCCCTTCGCCGGACTGGTCTCCGGATCGTTCGCCGGACAGCAAGTGATAGAGGATCGACATCCGGATCGCGACACCGGCGGAGACCTGGTCCAGGACCAGGGACTGGGCGGCGTCCGCCGCGTCCCCGGAGATCTCCAGGCCGCGGTTCATCGGCCCCGGGTGACAGATCACCGCGTGGTCCGGGAGGAGACCCAACCGGGCCTTGGTGAGGCCGTAGGTCACGGCATACTCCCTGGCCGTGGGGAAGAACCCGCCGGACATCCGCTCTCGCTGGACCCGCAGCATCATGACGGCGTCCACGGTGGGCAGCACCGCATCGAGGTCGTGGGAGAGCTCGATGCCGTCGGCCTGCGCCCAGGCACCGATGCCAGCGGGCATCAGCGTGGCCGGGGCGACCAGGGTGACCTTGGCCCCCAGCGTGGTCAGGCACAGGACGTTGGAGCGGAACACACGGGAGTGGGTGAGGTCTCCGACCAGGGCCACGTGCCTGCCCTCGAGGTCGCCGAGGCGCTGGCGCATCGTGTAGGCGTCGAGCAGGGCCTGGCTCGGGTGCTCGTGGGTGCCGTCGCCGGCGTTGACGATCGAGCAGTTGGTCCACTGGGCGATCTGGGCCGGCGCACCGGAGGCCATGTGGCGGATGATCATCATGTCCACCCCCATCGCGTCGATCGTCTTGACCGTGTCGCGCAGGGACTCTCCCTTGGACACCGAGGTGCCCTTGCCGGTGAGGTTGATCGTGTCGGCCGACAGCCACTTGCCGGCCAGCTCAAAGGAGCTGCGGGTGCGGGTGGAGTCCTCGAAGAAGAAGTTGATGATGGTGCGCCCGCGCAGCGTCGGCAGTTTCTTGACGTCGCGGTGCTGGACCTCGTGCATGCTCACGGCGGTGTCGAGGATCTCGTTGATCTCGTCCCGGGAGAGGTCGGCGATGGACAGCAGGTGCTTCACAGCGTCTCCCCTCCGCTCGCCGGCGCGGAGATGACGACCTGGTCACTGCCGTCTGACTCCGCGAGCCGCACGGACACGCGCTCGGCGTGGGCCGTGGGGAGGTTCTTACCGACATAGTCTGCGCGGATCGGCAGCTCGCGGTGCCCGCGATCGACCAGCACGGCGAGGCGGACCGCGCGCGGGCGGCCCAGGTCCGCGAGGCTGTCGAGGGCTGCGCGCACGGTGCGGCCGGAATAGAGCACGTCGTCCACCAGGACCACCACCTTGCCGTCGACACCGCCCTCGGGCACCTGGCTGCGCTCCATGGCGCGGACCGGTTGGGAGCGCAGGTCGTCGCGATACATCGTGATGTCGAGAGTGCCCACCGGGATCTCGACGCCCTCGACGTCGTGCAGCGCGTCGGCCAGTCTGCGGGCCAGGGGGACGCCGCGCGTGGGGATCCCCATCAGCACCAGGTCCTCGGAGCCCTTGTTGCCCTCGAGGATCTCGTGGGCGATCCGGCGCAGTGCGCGGGAGATCTCGGCCTGGGCCAGCACCACCCGTCCACCGGTGTCGTCAGTTGGCCCCTCGGGGCCTCGGTCACGGGCAGGGCTCATGGCCCACTCCTTCCCCGCCTCACAGGACGGTGGTTAAAGGACGTCGTTGTATCTGGTGTGGTGCCCCGTACTCTACGCTCCCCGCCACCCCCACCTCCGACCGGGCGCGCGGTGTTGCGACCCTGACCCCCACCGAGCGCGCCGGCGACTGACAATCCGGCCCACTGAGCGCGCCGGCGACTGACAATCCATCCGACCGAGCGCGCCGGCGACTGACAATCCATCCGACCGAGCGCGCGGGCGCCTGACAATCCGGCCCACTGAGCGCGCGGGCGCCTGACAATCCGGCCCACTGAGCGCGCGAGGACCCGGGTCGGGAACCGAGCCGTATGCCGAGTCGCTGGCTCTCCCAGCGCCTCACCCCATCACGGGGTCGACCAGGCTGTGGACAACTTCAGCGCGCAGTGGTGTCTTTCCCGCACCCTGTGCAGATGCGACTCCCCCACGAACTGCGGTCATTAGGCCCCATCTTCACAAGGTCGAGCGCTCTGGAGGCCGGCTCCTCGGCATACGTCTTGGAGCGCACCACCGCTGACGGCGCACTGGTCCGCTTCGGGCGTGGCCTCTATCGGGTCCCGGTCGAGCTGGAGGATGGCCAGCCCTGGGAGGTTGCACGTGCCGAACACCTGCGGCGGTGTCGGGAGGCTCAGGCAGTCCACCCAGGACATGTCATCAGCCACCAGAGCGCCGCGGTCGTCCACGGCATGCAACTGCGGCTGCACCCAGCGATGAGCGTGCACCTCACGTCGGTGGACCGTGCTCCGTGCTCCCGTCGCGAGCCCGGGCTCGTCATGCACCACGCCGACTCGGTCTCAAACGATGTCGCGGTCGTGGACGGCATCCGCACCACGACGCCGGCTCGCACCATTGCCGATGTGCTGAGGACCTCGCGCCCGCCCAACTCCGTGGCACTGTTCGACGCTGCTGTGCGCGATGGGCTGGTCACCGCTCAGGCCGTTCGGCGCGTGCTGGACACCCAGGTGCGTTGGCGTGGTCGACCTCGAGCACGCCAGGCCATGCAGCTGCACGATCCGAGGCGGGAGTCCTGGCTGGAGTCGTTCTCGTTCGTCGCCCTCCACGAACTCGGTGTCCCCCTGCCGGAGCCCCAGGTGCAGGTGCTCGACGAGGGATTTCACTTTGTCGGGCGAGTCGACGGGCTGCTGGGCAGCGTGTTCCTCGAAGCCGATGGCGAGTCCAAGTACTACCTGCTGACCGAGGAGCTGGGACTCACCCCGGCAGAGTCAGTGGCCCGGGTCCTCGAGAAGCAGTCCGATCGTCATGAGCGACTCGTTGGGCTGGGTCTGCAGGGCGTTCGCTGGACAACCCGGGAGATCCAACGAGAGCCCGGGCTGGTTGCTCGACGAATATGGGCTGCCGTCAACACCGCCAATCCCGCTGACTTCAACGGCTGGCTGCGCATCGGTGACCGCATCACTCGACCCCAGCCCCTCCCGCACCGCGCTGCAGGTTGAGTGGCGCAGATCCGCTCACAGGCGGCGCGGCAAACGGCTCATCGGGCGCCCACGCGCTCGGTCGATCCAGAAACCAGGCGCCCACGCGCTCGGTCGACCCTG contains the following coding sequences:
- a CDS encoding dihydroorotase, which gives rise to MSADDRPTNTSPLLITGADLAGAGAGDLLVVDGRIAAAGADAADQAPEGAQRYHGEGLIALPGLVDLHTHLREPGREDAETIETGSAAAAAGGFTAVLAMANTSPVTDTAENAERIWDLGQRAGYVDVHPVGAVTKALASEELAELGLMARSRARVRVFSDDGKCVHDARVMRRALEYIKSFGGVISQHSQDPTLAGSSACCHEGELSGRLGLPGWPGVAEESIVARDVMLARHTGSRVHVAHVSTAGSVEVLRWAKAQGIDVTAEVTPHHLLLTTDLLSGYDPVFKVNPPLRPQEDVEALREALADGTIDIVATDHAPHVRQDKEHAFVDAAFGMLGLETALSVVSTVMVAQGRMTWADVARTMSTDPARIAQLTDQGQGLTVGAPANITLIDPDRKVVVDAATSQSLSRNNPWHGRELTGGVHLTMLRGRVTAREGLVWGASA
- a CDS encoding type IV toxin-antitoxin system AbiEi family antitoxin domain-containing protein — protein: MRLPHELRSLGPIFTRSSALEAGSSAYVLERTTADGALVRFGRGLYRVPVELEDGQPWEVARAEHLRRCREAQAVHPGHVISHQSAAVVHGMQLRLHPAMSVHLTSVDRAPCSRREPGLVMHHADSVSNDVAVVDGIRTTTPARTIADVLRTSRPPNSVALFDAAVRDGLVTAQAVRRVLDTQVRWRGRPRARQAMQLHDPRRESWLESFSFVALHELGVPLPEPQVQVLDEGFHFVGRVDGLLGSVFLEADGESKYYLLTEELGLTPAESVARVLEKQSDRHERLVGLGLQGVRWTTREIQREPGLVARRIWAAVNTANPADFNGWLRIGDRITRPQPLPHRAAG
- the carB gene encoding carbamoyl-phosphate synthase large subunit → MPKNESINSVLVIGSGPIVIGQAAEFDYSGTQACRVLREEGVRVVLVNSNPATIMTDPDVADATYVEPITPEIVEAIIAKERPDAVLATLGGQTALNTAIALHESGVLEKYNCPLIGANVEAIQLGEDRQAFKGVVERCGAESARSIIAHTMDECLAAAEDLGYPLVVRPSFTMGGLGSGFAFDEESLRQIAGAGLQDSPTTEVLLEESIMGWKEYELEVMRDHADNVVVVCSIENLDPMGVHTGDSITVAPAMTLTDREYQRLRDIGIAVIREVGVDTGGCNIQFAVNPQDGRIIVIEMNPRVSRSSALASKATGFPIAKIAARMALGYTLDEVPNDITQETPASFEPSLDYVVVKVPRFAFEKFPLADPTLTTTMKSVGEAMSIGRNFTEALQKALRSVERKGSSFHWRPGEQPTQEMARALITEAATPTDGRLILVQQALRGGISVEEAHEVTGIDPWFLDQMVLINQIAEELAESAADAMGRMTPQLLRRAKRHGFSDAQIAEIVGQPEAVVRGVRQALGVRPVYKTVDTCAGEFVATTPYHYSSYDSETEVAPREKPAVIILGSGPNRIGQGIEFDYSCVHASLVLRERGFDTVMVNCNPETVSTDYDTSSRLYFEPLTLEDVLEVVHAERAAGPVAGVIVQLGGQTPLGLAAALKAEGVPIVGTSPEAIDLAEDRGAFGRVLAETGLIAPRHGTAYSAAEALEVAQEIGYPVLVRPSYVLGGRGMEIVYDDDSLTTYVTRATTAAPEHPVLVDRFLDEAIEIDVDALYDGRELYLGGIMEHIEEAGIHSGDSACVLPPVTLGREEMTRVREATHKLAEAIGVRGLLNVQFALAQDVLYVLEANPRASRTVPFVAKGTGVQLARAAALVMLGSTIEELREDGMLPRHRDGGDLPEHAPVSVKEAILPFRRFRTQTGQAVDSILGPEMRSTGEVMGIAADYGTAFAKSQLRAGSGLPQSGTVFVSVSNRDKRSMIFPVKRLTDLGFTLVATAGTADVLRRNGIPAKVVRKHSQGPGPDGEPTIVEMIADGQIDMVINTPSGQGARADGYAIRAATTGLDRPIITTVQQLGAAVLGIEAAGAGPMDVASLQEHAAHLDLFGQPPVAAGAG
- the pyrR gene encoding bifunctional pyr operon transcriptional regulator/uracil phosphoribosyltransferase PyrR, with protein sequence MSPARDRGPEGPTDDTGGRVVLAQAEISRALRRIAHEILEGNKGSEDLVLMGIPTRGVPLARRLADALHDVEGVEIPVGTLDITMYRDDLRSQPVRAMERSQVPEGGVDGKVVVLVDDVLYSGRTVRAALDSLADLGRPRAVRLAVLVDRGHRELPIRADYVGKNLPTAHAERVSVRLAESDGSDQVVISAPASGGETL
- a CDS encoding aspartate carbamoyltransferase catalytic subunit, which encodes MKHLLSIADLSRDEINEILDTAVSMHEVQHRDVKKLPTLRGRTIINFFFEDSTRTRSSFELAGKWLSADTINLTGKGTSVSKGESLRDTVKTIDAMGVDMMIIRHMASGAPAQIAQWTNCSIVNAGDGTHEHPSQALLDAYTMRQRLGDLEGRHVALVGDLTHSRVFRSNVLCLTTLGAKVTLVAPATLMPAGIGAWAQADGIELSHDLDAVLPTVDAVMMLRVQRERMSGGFFPTAREYAVTYGLTKARLGLLPDHAVICHPGPMNRGLEISGDAADAAQSLVLDQVSAGVAIRMSILYHLLSGERSGDQSGEGSAS
- the carA gene encoding glutamine-hydrolyzing carbamoyl-phosphate synthase small subunit, which encodes MSEQSPAILVLEDGRVFEGEAYGAVGETVGEAVFCTGMTGYQETLTDPSYHRQVVVMTAPHIGNTGVNALDMESQRIWAAGFVVRDPAIRPSNWRSQGDLQTSLTEHGVVGISGVDTRALTLHIRDRGAMRAGIFSGQLALESVQSLLARVHAAPQMAGAALAAEVSTQQEYVVEPVGEHRFTVAALDLGIKGSTPALMAEQGIRVHVLPAATTFERVRELAPDGLFFSNGPGDPATADSEIDLLRQALEARLPFFGICFGNQLLGRALGLDTYKLPFGHRGMNQPVLDRATGKVAVTSHNHGFAIAWPGGDTTQAVDSAYGSVRVSHVALNDDVVEGIACSDIPAFSVQYHPEAAAGPHDASDLFDRFADLMQSASHEQPSHEGEEGDHA